Genomic window (Streptomyces yatensis):
GCAGCCGGGTCCGCGGAAAACGCCGTTCCAGCAGCTCGCGCATCCCCGCCCGCAGCGCCCGCTGGTCGTCCGTGAGCTGGAAGTCCACGGCCCCGCTCACCGTCCCTTCGGCAGGCCGAGGATCCGCTCGGCCACGATGTTCCGCTGAATCTGCGAGGTCCCCGCCGCGATCGTGTACGAGAGCGACGAAAGCCGGTCCGCGACCCACTCCTGACCGGCGTCCAGCGCGTCCGGCCCCAGCACCTCGGCGGCCGCCTCGTACAGCTCCTGCCGCACCTGCGAGAAGCGCAGTTTGAAGACCGAGCCGCCGACGCCCGGCACCCCCCCGGTGCGCTGCGCCTCGCTCACATTCCACTGGGTGAGCCGCCACAGCGCCGCGCACTCCGCCGCCAGCCGCCCCAACCGGCGCCGCAGCACCGCGTCGTCCCAGCGCCCGTTGGCCTTCGCCGTGCGGGCCAGCGCCTCCAGCACTCGCCTACAGGCGACCACTTCGCCCACGAAGGCCGTACCGCGCTCGAAGGAGAGGGTCACCATGGTCACCCGCCAGCCGTCGTTCTCCTCCCCGACCCGGTGGCCGACCGGCACCCGCACCTCGTCCAGGAACACCTCGGCGAACTCCGCCGTCCCGGCGAGGGTCCGCAGCGACCGCACCGTCACCCCGGGCGCGTCCATCGGCAGCGCAAGCCAGGTGATGCCCCGGTGTTTCGGCGTGTCGGCGTTTACCGGCGCGGTGCGCACCAATAGTTCGCACCAGTCGGCGATCTCGGCGTGCGAGGTCCAGATCTTGCTTCCGCTGACGACATACGTATCGCCGTCCCGTACCGCCCGGGTGCGCAGCGACGCCAGGTCGGAGCCGGCGTCCGGTTCGGAGAATCCCTGGCACCAGACCTCGTCCCCGCGCAGGATCGGCGGCAGCCAGCGGGCCCGCTGCTCGGGGGTGCCCTCGGCGGCGATGGTGGGGCCCGCGTGCAGCAGTCCGACGAAGCCCGCGCCCACATAGGGCGCACCGGCCCGCTCGGTCTCCTCCAGGAAGATCAGATGCTGGGTGGGCGTCGCGCCCTGGCCGCCCGCGTCCTCGGGCCAGTGCAGCCCGGCGTAGCCCGCGTCGTGGAGCATCCGCTGCCAGCCGCAGTCATAGGCGCGGCGGCCCGGCCAGTCGGCCGGATGCGGGCGGTCCGGCAGCGTGGGCAGCACGTCGGCGAGCCAGGCGCGCAGCCGGTGCCGGAAGCCCTCCTCATCCTCCGTGAAGGCGAGATCCATCAGCGGCCGACCTCCTTTCTGATGGCCCGTCAGGCAAGGTGGGGATCCGCAGGCTAGTCCGCACCCCCTGGACCGACAAGGCGCATGGCCTTACGCTTCCAGCACTATCTGATGGATCGTCAGTTATCGTCCAGACCGGGTCGCCGCGCGGTTCAGCTCCAAGGCTCCCCGGGCTCCCGGGCTCCCGGGCTCCCGGGCTCCCGGGCCACGATCACGCGATTCGCCTCGAACGGTTCCGGAAGAGTTCCACGGGAGGCCGGATGACCGACGTCGCGCAAGAAGCGCATGAGCTCGGCAGCTCGGCGACGCTGTGGGAACTGCTCGAACGGCGTGCCGCGCTCACTCCCGACGCCCCCGCCCTGCTGCAGGCCGGCGCCACCGCCCGGCATGACCGCCGGCTGACCTTCGGCGCCCTGCGCACCCGCGCCGAGCGGGCCGCCGCCGGGCTGTACCGGATGGGGATAGGCCCCGGCAGCCGGGTCGCCTGGCAGCTGCCCACCCGGATCGAGACGGTCGTGCTGACCATGGCGCTCGCCCGCCTCGGCGCCGTGCAGACCCCCCTGATCCCCTACTACCGCGACCGCGAGGTGCGGTTCGCGCTCCGCGGGTCCGGGGCGCGGTTCCTCGCCGTGCCCGGCCGCTGGCGCGGCTTCGACCACACCGCGATGGCCCGGCGCCTGGCCGCCGAACTGCCCGAACCGCCGCTGGTCTTCGAGGCGTACGACACCCTGCCGGTGGCCGACCCCCAGGCCCTGCGGCTGCCGCCACCGCCCGCCGACGGGCGGGCCGTCCGCTGGATCTACTGGACCTCGGGCACCACCTCCGACCCCAAGGGCGTGCTGCACACCGACCGCAGCCTCATCGCCGCCGGTGCCTGCCTCGCCCACGCGCTGCGGCTCGACCCCAACGACGTGGGGTCCATGGCCTTCCCCTACGCCCATGTCGCCGGGCCGGACTACACCGTGATGCTGCTGCTCTACGGCTTCCCGGCCGTGCTGCTCGAGCACTTCTCCCTGCCGGAGTCGCTGCCCGCCTACCGGCGGCACGGGGTGACGGTCGCGGGCGGCAGCACCGCCTTCTACTCGATGTTCCTGGCCGAACAGCGCAAGGACCCCTCGCGCAGGCTCATCCCCACCCTGCGGCTCCTCGCGGGCGGCGGCGCGCCCAAACCGCCCGAGCTCTACTACGAGGTCGTACGGGAGCTGGGCTGCACGCTCACCCACGGCTACGGAATGACCGAAGTCCCCATGATCACCATGGGTGCGCCGGACGACACGGACGAGAACCTCGCCACCACCGAGGGCCGGCCGCCCCGGGAGATGGAGATCCGGGTGGTGGACGGCCAGGTGGGGCTGCGCGGCGAGGCGGTCTGCGCCGGATATCTGGACGACGCCGAGACCCGTAAGGCGTTCGACGCCGACGGCTTCTTCCTCACCGGCGACCTCGGCCACCTCACCGAGAGCGGCCATCTGGTGCTGACCGGCCGCGCCAAGGACATCATCATCCGCAAGGGCGAGAACATCTCGGCCAAGGAGATCGAGCAGCTGCTGTACCAGCACCCGGACGTGGGCGATGTGGCGGTGATCGGCCTGCCCGACCCGGCCCGGGGCGAGCTGGTCTGCGCCGTCGTGGAGCAGCCGGCGGGGGCGGAGCCGCTGACGCTCGGCCGGGCGGTGTCCTATCTGCGCGCGGCGGGGCTGTCGGTGCACAAGCTGCCGGAGCGGCTCGAAGTGGTGGACGCCCTGCCGCGCAATGAGACGCTCCGTAAGGTGCTCAAGTACCGGCTGCGGGAGCGGTTCGCGGAGCACGGCGGCGCGCAGGCGGCACGGGAAGAAGCCCCCGAGAAGCTCACGCCGGGGGCAACGCCTGAGCCCTAGCCGTTGGTCGTGCTGTACGTGGCCGTGGCCTGCTCGAAGTAGCGGTTGACCGCGGTGCGCTCGTCGGACGGGCCGATGACCAGGACCACGTGGTAGCGGCCGTCGATCAGCATCGCGAGGTTGCGCGCGTACACGTTCCGCCCGCTGCTGTCGCGCCAGGTGAACGAGCCCTCCGCCATCGCCGTCCGGCCGACGTCGATCCGCCGCAGCCCCGAGGACGAGGCCCAGGAGGAGCCGCGGAAGGCGGCCAGTTCGGCCTCGCGGTCCTGCTGGTACGCCATCGGGTCGCCGCCGAACTCCGACATCTTGTCCCGTCCGGCCACGACCACCAGCTCGAAGTCGCCGCCGATGTAGCGGATCTGGCCCCGGCCGTTCTCGCCCCGGCGGGTCCAGTCCTCGTGGACGGCGACCTTGAAGCCCTTGGGGTCCTTGCGGACCGCGAAGCCCTTGGCCAGTCCGGCCGGGTCGGTGGACTGCGGCTCCTGGTCGCCGGGGTCGGCCGGCTTTCCGGCCTCGCCCTCGTCACCGCCGCCGTCCGCGGGGTCGTGCGGCGCCGCGCTCGGCGTACCGGACGAACCCGTACGCCCCTGGCCGTCGTCGTCCTTGGCGCGCGGCATGAACATCATCGCGTAGACCACCGCCGCCGCCAGCGCCAGGAAGATCAGCAGCAACAGCATCCGCCCCAGCCTGCGCGGCTTGCGCTGGGCGGGCGCCGGGGCCTGCCGGGTCTCCCGGGTCTCCGTGCTCTCCGGGGAAGGCCGGGGCGGCCGGGGTGCCCGCGTCTCCCGGGGCGCCCGAGCCTCCCGGGCCTCCCGCTTCTCCCGCTTGGCGCGCCGGTGCCGGGCGTGCCCGGCCGCCGCGTCGGCCGCGGCGGCCGGACGGCGGCCCCGGCCCCTGCGCACCAGCCAGCCCCGCCTACGGACGATCGGCAGCCGCCGGGGGTCGGACGCCCCGCCCGCGCCGAGCGAGGGCACCGTGACCGTGCCGCTGCCGACGTCCGGCTCGGGCGCCGACCGGATCAGCGACCGCAGCCAGCCGCGCAGCTCCTCGAACTCCGGGCGCTCGGTGGGGTCCTGGCGCATCAGCGACTCGACGACGGGCCGCAGTGGACCGCACTCCTCCGCGTACGCGGGTGCCTCGCCGCAGACCATCTGCACCAGTTCGGCGGCGCTCTCCTCCGGGTACGGGGCATGGCCCTGCACCGCGCGGAACAGCAGCGCGCCGAGCGCCCACAGATCGGCGGCGGGGCCGACCGGGGGCGCCAGCCGCCAGTTCTCATGGACCGGTCCGGCCTGCTCGGGTGCCCACCGCTCGGTGACGGCGCCGACCACGACGATACGGGCCTGGCGGGCCCGTTCGGCGGCGAGCGCGGTGGCGGGGCCACCGACCGCGGCTCCGCCGGTGTCCCAGGAGCCGCCGCCTTCGGAGGCGGCCGGCTGGGCGCTCTCCTCACGGTCCGGCTGGCCGGGCCATCGCGCGCCGCCGGGCTCCGGCTCCGGTTCGGGCGTGGCCGCGGGGGCGGGCCCGGGGGTGTGCGGGGAGCGGGTGGCCGCCTCGACGTTGGCCCGCGCGGCGGCTCGCGCGCCCGCCGCGTAGGCGGCGATGGCGCTGGCCCGCGCGGCCCGGGCGGCCGCGCTCGGCGCGTCGGCACCGGCGCCGCCCGGTTCGCCCTCCTTGTTTCCCGGCTGCCCCGCCCGGCGCGGTCCGGGCAGCCCGCCGGCGGCCCCTTGGTCGCGGTAGGGAGCCATGGGCCCGCCGGTCCCCGGACCGAACGTCACCTGATCCCGGTACACCGGACCGCTGGGGCCGGGCCTCGAACTCGGCTCCGCCGCCCCGTGGTCGCCGTAAGGCGTCCGTGGCTCGGGCAGGCCCGCCTCCGTGCCGTAAGGCGTCCGTGGCTCGGACAGGCCCGTCTCCGTGCCGTGGCCGCCGTGCTCCCTGCCCTCGGCGTCGGGCCGCGAGCCCGTCCCCGCCGTTTCATGGCCACCGTAAGGGCCGCCCGGGGGCAGGAATCCTCCGGCGGCACCCTGGTCGCGGTAGCGCGGGCCGCCCTGCGGCCGCGCCTCGCCGCCCTCTGCCGTCCGGGCGCCGGGGATGGCGGCGCGCCCTTCGTCTCCTCGCCCGGCCCGGCCCTGGGGCCGGTCCGGCCGATCGCCGGAACCCGCCGGGCCCTGCGGCAGGGCGGCCGGGGCCTCATCCGGCCGGGGCTCCTCGACGGCGGGGGCCTCGGCCGACGGCGCGGACGCGGGCGCCGGAACGGGGTCGTAGCCGCACAGCGCCTCTTCCGCCGCGCCCGCCGCCAGCCCCATGAGCATCGCGCGGCCGTCGTCGCACAACAGCACCGTACGGGCGGTGATGTTGCGGTGGACCCAGCCATGGGCGTGCAGGGCGCCCAGCGCCGTAAGGATGTCGTTGGCGACCTCGGCGGCGCGGTGCGGGGACAGCGTGCCCTCGGCCAGCAGCGC
Coding sequences:
- a CDS encoding acyl-CoA dehydrogenase family protein, producing MDLAFTEDEEGFRHRLRAWLADVLPTLPDRPHPADWPGRRAYDCGWQRMLHDAGYAGLHWPEDAGGQGATPTQHLIFLEETERAGAPYVGAGFVGLLHAGPTIAAEGTPEQRARWLPPILRGDEVWCQGFSEPDAGSDLASLRTRAVRDGDTYVVSGSKIWTSHAEIADWCELLVRTAPVNADTPKHRGITWLALPMDAPGVTVRSLRTLAGTAEFAEVFLDEVRVPVGHRVGEENDGWRVTMVTLSFERGTAFVGEVVACRRVLEALARTAKANGRWDDAVLRRRLGRLAAECAALWRLTQWNVSEAQRTGGVPGVGGSVFKLRFSQVRQELYEAAAEVLGPDALDAGQEWVADRLSSLSYTIAAGTSQIQRNIVAERILGLPKGR
- a CDS encoding protein kinase — encoded protein: MEEYAGRVLADRYRLPLPPADEYELIETRAFDTYSGQEVHLRQIPLPEVVDAEVVDEDARWGGGPSGRNGTVAGAGRTARGGGDPAVRRAIAAATSAAQIPDHPRLGQVFHVFAEAGSLWIVSELVSGRPLAALLAEGTLSPHRAAEVANDILTALGALHAHGWVHRNITARTVLLCDDGRAMLMGLAAGAAEEALCGYDPVPAPASAPSAEAPAVEEPRPDEAPAALPQGPAGSGDRPDRPQGRAGRGDEGRAAIPGARTAEGGEARPQGGPRYRDQGAAGGFLPPGGPYGGHETAGTGSRPDAEGREHGGHGTETGLSEPRTPYGTEAGLPEPRTPYGDHGAAEPSSRPGPSGPVYRDQVTFGPGTGGPMAPYRDQGAAGGLPGPRRAGQPGNKEGEPGGAGADAPSAAARAARASAIAAYAAGARAAARANVEAATRSPHTPGPAPAATPEPEPEPGGARWPGQPDREESAQPAASEGGGSWDTGGAAVGGPATALAAERARQARIVVVGAVTERWAPEQAGPVHENWRLAPPVGPAADLWALGALLFRAVQGHAPYPEESAAELVQMVCGEAPAYAEECGPLRPVVESLMRQDPTERPEFEELRGWLRSLIRSAPEPDVGSGTVTVPSLGAGGASDPRRLPIVRRRGWLVRRGRGRRPAAAADAAAGHARHRRAKREKREAREARAPRETRAPRPPRPSPESTETRETRQAPAPAQRKPRRLGRMLLLLIFLALAAAVVYAMMFMPRAKDDDGQGRTGSSGTPSAAPHDPADGGGDEGEAGKPADPGDQEPQSTDPAGLAKGFAVRKDPKGFKVAVHEDWTRRGENGRGQIRYIGGDFELVVVAGRDKMSEFGGDPMAYQQDREAELAAFRGSSWASSSGLRRIDVGRTAMAEGSFTWRDSSGRNVYARNLAMLIDGRYHVVLVIGPSDERTAVNRYFEQATATYSTTNG
- a CDS encoding AMP-binding protein, with product MTDVAQEAHELGSSATLWELLERRAALTPDAPALLQAGATARHDRRLTFGALRTRAERAAAGLYRMGIGPGSRVAWQLPTRIETVVLTMALARLGAVQTPLIPYYRDREVRFALRGSGARFLAVPGRWRGFDHTAMARRLAAELPEPPLVFEAYDTLPVADPQALRLPPPPADGRAVRWIYWTSGTTSDPKGVLHTDRSLIAAGACLAHALRLDPNDVGSMAFPYAHVAGPDYTVMLLLYGFPAVLLEHFSLPESLPAYRRHGVTVAGGSTAFYSMFLAEQRKDPSRRLIPTLRLLAGGGAPKPPELYYEVVRELGCTLTHGYGMTEVPMITMGAPDDTDENLATTEGRPPREMEIRVVDGQVGLRGEAVCAGYLDDAETRKAFDADGFFLTGDLGHLTESGHLVLTGRAKDIIIRKGENISAKEIEQLLYQHPDVGDVAVIGLPDPARGELVCAVVEQPAGAEPLTLGRAVSYLRAAGLSVHKLPERLEVVDALPRNETLRKVLKYRLRERFAEHGGAQAAREEAPEKLTPGATPEP